One stretch of Mobula birostris isolate sMobBir1 chromosome 5, sMobBir1.hap1, whole genome shotgun sequence DNA includes these proteins:
- the LOC140197516 gene encoding C-C motif chemokine 19-like, with protein sequence MTLYSLYAFLLCTALLHLRQVSGRQGDDAASDCCLDVSNKVIPRWIVAGYKVQSEAWGCRIPAVVFTTVKDRKLCAPRTAHWVKRLMKWCNKVHSCSGQ encoded by the exons ATGACCCTTTACAGCCTGTACGCCTTCCTGCTTTGCACGGCGTTGCTCCACCTCAGACAAG tgTCGGGCCGCCAGGGAGACGACGCAGCCTCGGACTGCTGCCTGGACGTTAGCAACAAGGTCATCCCCAGGTGGATCGTGGCCGGGTACAAGGTGCAGAGCGAAGCGTGGGGCTGCCGGATCCCGGCTGTAGT GTTCACCACAGTGAAGGACAGAAAGCTGTGCGCTCCGCGCACCGCACACTGGGTGAAAAGGCTGATGAAGTGGTGCAACAAAGTCCACAGCTGCAG TGGACAGTAG